One genomic region from bacterium HR17 encodes:
- the sir_4 gene encoding Sulfite reductase [ferredoxin] has protein sequence MTQPTPDATPTTAAKKPPDIPSWDLVLKRNSIERMKQEKFPLDIICELPQLIAAGYEAIPEEDIVRLQWWGLYHDKPKVGTFMMRIKIAGGFLTPRKLRAIGEVANRYGKGYGEISTRQNIQLHWIRLEDLPAIFEHLRANGLTTAGGCGDTVRNITGCPVADIDRHALFDVQPLIQEAARFFYGNRDYSNLPRKHKITIAACPFQCNAPEIHCIALVGVIKDGREGFAVRVGGGLSSTPRISRDMGVFVPYEEALEVLRAIIDCWKENPRYRLSRVKARLKFMVDDYGADEYRRMVEERLGRKLEDFQAPEAVGEADHLGVHPQRQDGYFYIGFPVPVGWLSGDQMLRLADIVEEVGGDIRLTRQQNFIVGNIPENKVAWVAHRVEQMGFPLRVNRIWGRSIACTGEPFCNYSVTETKTKLKEIVERLEAKFGEAVADLKIHLDGCPHACGQHWVGDIGLQGTTARETDEHGGKIQAYDIILRGGLGKKTAIGKQLLRRVPSEWVPLYVERLVEAWLWFRTLRNGSGTAYTFRDFCDERTDEELIAIAEGRLSARDLLARIAPELVSAC, from the coding sequence ATGACCCAGCCAACGCCTGACGCAACGCCGACGACAGCCGCCAAAAAGCCACCGGACATCCCGTCGTGGGACTTGGTGCTCAAACGCAACAGCATCGAGCGGATGAAACAGGAGAAGTTTCCGCTGGACATCATTTGCGAACTGCCGCAACTGATCGCGGCGGGCTACGAGGCTATTCCCGAAGAGGACATCGTGCGGCTCCAGTGGTGGGGCTTGTATCACGACAAGCCGAAGGTCGGCACTTTCATGATGCGCATAAAAATTGCTGGTGGGTTCCTAACGCCGCGGAAGTTGCGGGCGATCGGTGAAGTCGCCAACCGCTACGGCAAAGGCTACGGCGAAATCAGCACCCGCCAAAACATCCAACTGCACTGGATTCGGCTGGAGGATTTGCCTGCCATCTTTGAGCACCTGCGTGCCAACGGTCTAACGACAGCAGGCGGTTGCGGTGACACGGTTCGCAACATCACGGGTTGCCCCGTCGCTGACATTGACCGCCACGCCTTGTTTGATGTCCAACCGCTCATTCAGGAGGCAGCGCGCTTCTTCTACGGCAACCGCGACTACTCCAACTTGCCCCGCAAGCACAAAATCACCATCGCTGCTTGCCCCTTTCAATGCAACGCGCCTGAAATTCACTGCATTGCATTGGTAGGCGTCATCAAGGATGGGCGCGAAGGGTTTGCGGTGCGTGTCGGCGGCGGGCTTTCATCCACACCCCGAATCTCCCGCGATATGGGCGTTTTTGTGCCCTACGAGGAAGCACTTGAAGTGCTGCGGGCAATTATTGACTGTTGGAAAGAGAACCCGCGCTATCGGCTCAGCCGAGTCAAGGCGCGGCTCAAGTTCATGGTGGACGATTACGGCGCCGACGAATACCGGCGGATGGTGGAAGAACGGTTGGGGCGCAAGTTGGAAGACTTTCAAGCACCTGAAGCGGTGGGCGAAGCGGACCATTTGGGCGTTCACCCGCAGCGCCAAGACGGCTACTTTTACATCGGCTTTCCCGTCCCCGTCGGTTGGCTTTCGGGCGACCAGATGCTGCGCCTCGCCGACATCGTGGAAGAAGTGGGCGGCGATATTCGGTTGACACGCCAGCAAAACTTTATCGTCGGAAACATCCCCGAAAACAAAGTCGCGTGGGTCGCCCATCGGGTTGAGCAAATGGGCTTTCCGTTGCGCGTCAACCGTATTTGGGGGCGCTCCATCGCTTGCACGGGTGAACCCTTCTGCAACTACTCGGTCACCGAGACGAAGACGAAACTCAAGGAAATCGTGGAGCGGCTGGAGGCGAAATTCGGCGAAGCGGTTGCCGACCTGAAAATTCACCTTGACGGTTGTCCGCACGCCTGCGGACAGCATTGGGTCGGCGACATCGGGCTGCAAGGGACGACAGCGCGGGAGACAGACGAGCATGGCGGCAAGATTCAGGCTTACGACATTATCTTGCGCGGCGGCTTGGGCAAAAAGACCGCTATCGGCAAACAACTGCTGCGGCGCGTCCCCAGCGAGTGGGTGCCGTTGTATGTGGAGCGGTTAGTGGAAGCGTGGCTGTGGTTTCGCACTTTGCGCAACGGTAGCGGCACCGCCTACACCTTCCGCGACTTCTGTGACGAACGCACTGACGAAGAGTTGATCGCTATCGCCGAAGGGCGCCTGTCCGCCCGCGACCTGCTGGCGCGCATCGCGCCCGAGCTGGTGTCGGCATGCTGA
- the macA_2 gene encoding Macrolide export protein MacA, whose product MIARRWLFLTAPLLLSVAWWLWRQRPVAVQVIPVRQGRLVEVVYATGTVKPAQELLVDAKVSAQVKAILVKEGQRVRQGQALALLDAADFEMKVREAEKRLRVAEAQWQQLRAGTDPLDIAALRAELDAAIAQWRAAQTEIATAQAQWDAAKARYRQALDSLRLTRDEVQTAIRQAEENLRIAESQLRQAQIALETTKEVVRQQIAQAEAALKTAKAQAALLDEGAREEEKRRAKAALDAAKAALDEAQRQRERAHRLFAEGAIAKADVDAAETRYALALAEWQAAEANWQQVIKGARPQEREAAHAQVAQAEAALEAAKARQAEIRLRQQDVETAQARLAQAQAQLRAAKANERQIALRQAEVDAASAQLRQAEALLRKAAAAERTAKARMDAVQAKLAQARRGARPEMLEVARREYEAALQAYEDAQRKLSDFVVRAPVDGVITEVVAKVGSYLAAGFGMSTIVKMATGEQVSIEAQVDEADIGKVRLGQRAYFRVDAYPERVYRAIVARIHPEADKVTRTYRVELRDIEPPHGLKLGMSGDVNIQVTVVPDAVLVPTTAVASDTAAPSVWVVENGRARLRRVRIGARDNQHIHVRSGVRVGEFVIINPPSDLQDGQPVRFQLNHIARP is encoded by the coding sequence ATGATTGCACGCCGCTGGCTGTTTTTAACTGCACCTCTCTTGCTGTCCGTGGCATGGTGGCTGTGGCGGCAACGCCCTGTCGCCGTGCAAGTGATCCCTGTGCGGCAGGGACGGCTGGTGGAAGTCGTTTACGCGACGGGCACCGTTAAGCCCGCCCAAGAGTTGCTGGTGGACGCCAAAGTCTCGGCGCAGGTGAAAGCCATTTTGGTCAAGGAAGGGCAACGGGTGCGACAAGGGCAAGCCCTCGCCCTGCTGGACGCTGCAGACTTTGAGATGAAGGTGCGGGAAGCGGAAAAGCGGTTGCGCGTCGCTGAAGCCCAGTGGCAGCAGTTGCGCGCGGGTACTGACCCGCTCGACATCGCCGCCCTCCGCGCTGAATTGGACGCCGCCATCGCACAATGGCGTGCAGCGCAAACGGAGATCGCCACGGCGCAAGCGCAATGGGACGCCGCTAAAGCGCGCTACCGACAGGCGCTGGACAGTTTGCGGCTAACACGCGACGAGGTGCAAACTGCCATTCGCCAAGCCGAAGAGAACTTGCGGATCGCTGAATCCCAACTTCGCCAAGCCCAGATAGCGTTGGAAACGACGAAGGAAGTCGTGCGGCAGCAAATTGCGCAAGCGGAAGCCGCTTTAAAAACCGCCAAGGCGCAAGCGGCGCTCTTGGACGAAGGCGCCCGCGAAGAAGAGAAGCGGCGCGCCAAAGCTGCACTGGACGCCGCTAAAGCCGCGCTGGACGAAGCCCAACGCCAACGGGAACGAGCGCACCGCTTGTTCGCCGAAGGCGCTATCGCCAAAGCCGATGTGGATGCTGCCGAAACGCGCTACGCGTTGGCGCTGGCGGAGTGGCAAGCAGCCGAAGCCAATTGGCAGCAGGTTATCAAAGGCGCACGCCCGCAAGAGCGCGAAGCGGCGCACGCCCAGGTGGCGCAAGCGGAAGCCGCGCTGGAAGCCGCCAAAGCACGCCAAGCGGAAATCCGTTTGCGCCAGCAAGATGTGGAAACCGCTCAAGCCCGCCTGGCTCAGGCGCAAGCGCAGTTGCGAGCGGCGAAAGCCAACGAACGCCAAATCGCTTTGCGCCAAGCAGAAGTGGACGCTGCCAGCGCCCAATTGCGTCAAGCCGAAGCGTTGCTGCGCAAAGCGGCGGCGGCAGAGCGCACAGCAAAAGCCCGCATGGACGCAGTGCAGGCGAAATTGGCTCAAGCGCGACGGGGCGCCCGCCCCGAAATGCTGGAAGTCGCTCGCCGCGAATATGAAGCGGCGCTGCAAGCCTACGAAGACGCTCAACGCAAATTGAGCGATTTCGTCGTGCGCGCACCCGTTGACGGCGTCATCACGGAAGTCGTCGCCAAAGTCGGCAGTTACTTGGCGGCAGGCTTTGGCATGTCCACTATCGTCAAGATGGCGACAGGGGAGCAAGTGAGCATTGAAGCGCAAGTGGATGAAGCCGACATCGGCAAAGTGCGCTTGGGGCAGCGGGCTTACTTCCGCGTGGACGCTTACCCTGAACGGGTTTATCGCGCCATCGTCGCCCGCATCCATCCCGAAGCCGACAAAGTAACCCGCACCTACCGCGTGGAGTTACGCGATATTGAGCCGCCGCACGGATTGAAGTTGGGCATGAGCGGTGATGTGAACATTCAAGTGACGGTCGTGCCCGATGCGGTGTTAGTGCCTACGACAGCGGTTGCCTCCGACACCGCGGCGCCCAGCGTTTGGGTCGTGGAAAACGGGCGCGCTCGGTTACGGCGGGTGCGAATCGGGGCACGGGATAACCAACACATCCATGTCCGCAGCGGTGTGCGGGTCGGTGAATTCGTCATCATTAACCCGCCATCCGACTTGCAGGACGGGCAACCTGTTCGCTTCCAACTGAACCACATCGCTCGCCCGTAA